One part of the Vicia villosa cultivar HV-30 ecotype Madison, WI linkage group LG6, Vvil1.0, whole genome shotgun sequence genome encodes these proteins:
- the LOC131611327 gene encoding ribonuclease 1-like has protein sequence MESKGSILIKLLLLLQLSILCVSQQDFDFFYLVQQWPGSFCDSKKSCCYPTTGKPAADFGIHGLWPNYKDGTYPSNCDPNSPFDESQISDLTSSLQKNWPTLACPSGDGIEFWTHEWEKHGTCSESSLKQHDYFETTLNLKQKSNLLDALTSAGIQADGNSYSLSSIKGAIEKGVGFTPFIECNVDSSGNSQLYQVYLCVDTSGSNFIECPVFPHGKCGSEIEFPTF, from the exons ATGGAGTCTAAAGGGTCAATTTTAATTAAGCTTCTCTTGCTTCTTCAATTATCAATTCTATGTGTTTCACAACAAGATTTTGATTTCTTCTACCTTGTTCAACAG TGGCCAGGATCATTCTGTGACTCAAAGAAGAGTTGTTGCTATCCGACAACGGGTAAACCTGCTGCTGATTTTGGTATTCATGGTTTATGGCCTAATTATAAAGATGGCACTTATCCTTCTAACTGTGATCCCAATAGCCCTTTTGACGAATCTCAG ATATCTGATCTCACAAGTAGCTTACAAAAGAATTGGCCCACACTTGCATGCCCAAGTGGTGATGGAATAGAATTTTGGACACATGAGTGGGAGAAACATGGAACTTGCTCAGAATCAAGCCTTAAACAACATGATTATTTTGAAACAACTCTCAACTTGAAACAAAAATCCAACCTCCTTGATGCTCTTACAAGTGCAGGAATACAAGCTGATGGAAATTCATACAGCTTGAGCAGTATCAAAGGAGCTATAGAAAAGGGAGTTGGGTTTACTCCATTCATTGAATGCAATGTGGATTCATCTGGTAACAGTCAGCTATATCAAGTTTACTTGTGTGTGGACACTTCTGGATCAAACTTCATTGAATGTCCAGTTTTCCCCCATGGCAAATGTGGATCTGAGATTGAGTTCCCAACTTTTTAA